The window CTGTGCTGATAAGGATGATGCAGCAGAGATAAACCCCAAAGCTGCAGAAGGAGGCGACCTAGGTGGAGTGTAGCCGGTGCCCGTGAGGGGTTCTCTCAGGATGGTGTGTGTGGGAAGTGAGGGCTGCAGATCCCCCGATGGAATGTGAGCTGTGTGGCATGTCTTCATCTCGATGGTGTGAGGACATCCACCCTGAGAATCTAGGACCACCCACGGTGAGGTCAGCAGGTCTCACTGAGCTGGCGTGGgacggggagggaggaggcagagagcatCCGTGTGAGCAAGTGAGCAGCTGGGATGTCCAGTGGATGCTGTGGGGAGCATGTGAGGACTGCGATGGTCAGCTGGGGCTGTCCCTGAGTGGCTGAGGGACAAAGGAGATGGCCGGGTGGAGGCTAAAACCCAggttcagagagagagcagccctCAGCGTGGCCAACTGTGGGGGTGGACGGCAGGGGAATGAGGATGGTAGCCGGTGGCCCAGACAGCGGCCCTGATCACCATCTGGAGTGATGCGGATGACAGGTGTCTGGCCAGTTGGTGTGGGCCGTGGTGAAGCCCAAGGCCAGGCTTTTAGACGTCTGTCCAGAGGATGGAGGCTGCAGCAGGAGCCAGAGAACCATTAGAACGGGGACCCCTGGGCCTGTGCAGACTGGAGGCTCAGATTTGCCCTGAGTGGTCTCACCCATGCAGCCACATTATTTGTCagtgttgtaaagtaactaaataAATCCACAATTTCGCGGGTGATCatagaggcacgtagtccaaataagtttttgaaaagttttactaaaggaggaaatttattcaATATGCCAGACGCATacggctgacacagggcaacagacccaactTGTGCAGCCCCCCAAAACAGTTCAGGGGTTGTTTATAcactcctaattatacatgggaggggagaaaacctgacatcacggcataagtttatacctcttgtttagagatacatacattaaccacatgctttcaggaggagaAAGGTAGTTTCCTTAGAGACAGATACCTGCAAATGGTTTATTAGtattagaaaagattttaatttaacctttttctttttgtacctggctagctattcaccctcCCCTCATAGGTATGTGGAAGGTCAGgtaatccaagtctccttcctcttctgcactTACAACACATGCCGttggccatcttagttttgatgctaattacacaagcatagaaatcacacttacaaaatctttctgcacgcctagcccaaattaataagatgttctttaaacttcctaaaatattaattctgtagctttgggCACCTTACAACAGACGAGTTCATTCTCCTGTATCCTTGGCTCCTGTGTGTAAGTAGCTGATGTCACCTTGCAACGGCATTGCAGGATACTCATCATAAACAGGCCCCACAGCCAGTGAGAAGCTGGGTGTCCAGGAAGGCCTGGGACCAGGGTCTGGGGTCTGTGACAGGTCAGGGCCAGATGGGGGCACGTGAAGGGCAGGGTGAAAAGGGACACCACAGTGACCAGCAGGGAGAAGGCTCGCTTGCCCATTCATTTATCCCGGAAGCTGCGAGTCAGTGCAGAACTAAGGAACCGAGGGTCCTCTGGGCCGGGACTCCCCTGCAGAACACCGTcagccaccagggggcagcaggGCACTCAGAAACCAGGAATGGCTGCTCCCGAGGCAGCTGGCTGGGGGCCCAGGTGGTTGTGACTTTCTCCCCCATGCCCTGGTCCCCCCTGGGCTAGCCTGGCCACAGAAAGAAGCTCTGGCTCACCTGTGGTCCCTCCTGACCCGCAGCAGGGACACGGCAACCCCTTCAGCCCTCAGGCCCCCTTCGCTCCGCGCCCCTGTCCCTCTCAGGTCCGCCTCCGTCCCCTGCACGCTGCTGCCCAGCGCAGGCCTCCTGCGACCCTGAGCCCACCTCCCACACGCCGCTGCCCAGCGCAGGCCTCCTGCGACCCTGAGCCCACCTCCCACACGCCGCTGCCCAGCGCAGGCCTCCTGCGACCCTGAGCCCACCTCCCACACGCTGCTGCCCAGCGCAGGCCTCCTGCGACCCTGAGCCCACCTCCCACACGCTGCTGCCCAGCGCAGGCCTCCTGCGACCCTGAGCCCACCTCCCACACGCTGCTGCCCAGCGCAGGCCTCCTGCGACCCTGAGCCCACCTCCCACACGCTGCTGCCCAGCGCAGGCCTCCTGCGACCCTGAGCCCACCTCCCACACGCTGCTGCCCAGCGCAGGCCTCCTGCGACCCTGAGCCCACCTCCCACACGCCGCTGCCCAGGGCAGGCCTCCTGCGACCCTGAGCCCACCTCCCACACGCTGCTGCCCAGGGCAGGCCTCCTGCGACCCTGAGCCCACCTCCCACACGCCGCTGCCCAGGGCAGGCCTCCTGCGACCCTGAGCCCACCTCCCACACGCTGCTGCCCAGCGCAGGCCTCCTGCGACCCTGAGCCCACCTCCCACACGCTGCTGCCCAGGGCAGGCCTCCTGCGACCCTGAGCCCACCTCCCACACGCCGCTGCCCAGCGCAGGCCTCCTGCGACCCTGAGCCCACCTCCCACACGCCGCTGCCCAGCGCAGGCCTCCTGCGACCCTGAGCCCACCTCCCACACGCCGCTGCCCAGCGCAGGCCTCCTGCGACCCTGAGCCCACCTCCCACACGCTGCTGCCCAGCGCAGGCCTCCTGCGACCCTGAGCCCACCTCCCACGCCCAGATGCACCAGGAAACCCCAGAAAGCCCTCCCTCTGCTGCTGCGGAGCCGCCAGCTCGAGTCCCTGGGCTCTGAGCCAGACGCCGACCTGTCCAGTGCAGGGGAGCTGCCCCCAAAGACAGACCCAGGACCAACCCAGAGGCTGCTGCTCTGAGCCTGGGCCAGAGACCcttggctgcagcccccaccATTCTTGCTCACTGACCGGGCTCACATCACCCCTCACCTATGTCCACTCATGCCCAAACCTTTTGCAAAACACAGCTCACACCCACGCGTGTGACTGCTCGCACCCACCGGAGGACGCGAGGAAGACACGCCTTCGCTGCCCCACCTGTGCTCTCGCTGGCCAGGCCCTGAAGGGCAGGTCGGCCCGCCCCCAGCGAGGTGCCTCCGCCCGGCAGACATAAAGCCGGCTGAGGCGGCTCCTGGGAACCCCGCTGTCTGCCATGAAGGGGAGCAGCTCCTTCCTGCTGGTGGCCGTCACCTGGCTCTGCGCCTGCGGTGAGTCTGCACAGACAGGTGCTTCCAGACATTCGCtgtgggaggtgggcaggggcctAGGAAGCTGGAAGTCCAGGTGCTGGGCCCCTTACAGCAGGCGGTGCCCACCTCCAGCCACTGCCTACTCCAGTCCCCGAACCAGCCCAGCCTGACCTGACCCTCCGAGCCCCGGGCCAGCCAACCTCACAGACACGGGAGGGGACCCTGCAGCAGGGGTTTGACCTTCCTGCCTCGTGACCCAGGGAACAGGGAGTGAGTAAAGCTGAGGTTAGGGTGGCAGGTGGATTTGGGGGTGTGGAGGAAGGCGGGGGCAGGTGAGGTGGGCGCTGTCGGGGAACATCTGGAGACCAGGGAGTTTGGAGATGAGGAggtcaggggctggggctggacttCCCTCCCGCCCCGGCATCATCTTGCCCCACCACACAGGGCTGGCCACAGGGGAGAACAACAATGAGTTTTTCATGGACTTCCTACAAACGCTGCTGGTGGGGTCCCCAGAAGAGCTCTGCGTGGGGCCCCTCAGCAAGTACGACGTCAGTGCAGATGCCAAGGCGGCCATAACCTCGGTCAAGTCCTGCATAGACGGCCTGCAGCCCAAGCACAAGGCAGACCTGGTCGACTTGCTGGTACTGTGTCTGGGAGGGCACCCCACTCCCTACAGCCCTGCCCCCCAGACCCTGTACCCCCCGACACCCCAGCCTGCCTCAGCAGCAGCCCTCagtgcgcgcgcacgcacacacacacacacacactacacacacactacacacactacacacatactacactacacacacactacacacactacacacactacactacacacacactacacaaaTGCGCGCGCACACACTACACAAACGCGCGcgcacacactgcacacactctacacacacatacacgcacgcacacgcacacacacacatacacacactacacacacacacactcacacacacacacacacacacacactgctttccCAGCTGCCATGTGCCAGAGCCCACCGTCCCCCCAGAGGGTGGCCTGGGCCTGTTTTTGTGATAGAGCTGTGGCTCTCTAGTTATTGATCATGATGGATGGGACCCCACCTGTTTCTGCTTTCCAGGTGGAAGTGCTGGGCGATCAGGACAGCAAGTGACAGACTCCAGATGTGGCTACAAGCAACTAGAGGACTTGCTACACAGGCAGTCCTGGCCACACCCCCACGACCACTCCAGCTTGCTTGAATGTATCCTCAACTGTTCAATCAATAAAGCCCCTGCCGCTCAGACTCTGGCCCCTGCCTCTTCCCACACTCAGCGAACTACATGCACATCCAATAGCACATACACAGGGCCACACGCATGAAGCACGCACATGTAACTTCCCACACAGAGGGCAGACCCACCCATGGGAACCCAGTCTGACTCCCATAGAGGCCAATGGGCGGAGCAAGACCGACAGGCAGGGAGACACCGGACAGGAGAAGGTGTTCAGTCGCGGGTGGAGGGGGAACGAGCTCAgagcagggagggcagagagccCCCCAAACGAGGAAGGGGGCAGGCGGGGAGGCCAGGCTGAAGGGTGCTCTGTTCCAGGCAGTAAATACACACAGTACACGGAAGGCACAGGTCCAGGGGTTGAGAGCGAGCTCTCTCACGAGAGTCCGGAGGACACTCAAACCAGAGCCCCCAGAGGAACCCTGAGGAAGTAAAGAGGACCTGCACCTGCTCATGCAGACAGAGTCCGAGGGAGCAGCTGGCCAGCCGCGGTGCAGGAGACAGAGCAGGGTCTAGAGAGGGGCTGCAGGAGAGCACCCACTCCCTCTGGCTCTCACCTGCCCCAAACCGGTGCAGGCTCCACACTCACCCCGGCCCGGGACTCTCTCCTGCCTCTGGAGGAGATACTTCCTGCTCAGCGCTCCGCCGGGGGCCGGGCTCAGAGGGCTCAGCTCCGCCCCTACTGCCTGGCTCTTTGGCAACCTGGATCTGGGCCCTGTGGCCTCACCGACCCCTTCCCAGACTGTTTCCTGCAGCGAGGAGCAGAACAAAGTCCTGAGACCAGAGCCCTGACTGGCACGGGTGGGAGTCTCTCTGGGACTCCCATGGGAGGTCCTGGCCCTCTGGGAGAGGCCATTGTCTCCATCACACAGACGATGATCTAGAACCCACCGTCCCACAGAGCCACATTCTAGAGCTCAGGGGCCAGGACCCTCCCCAGCTCTCAAAGCCCACCCGGGTGGGAGAGGCGAGGCGGGTGGAGGCCTCCTCTTC is drawn from Saccopteryx leptura isolate mSacLep1 chromosome 1, mSacLep1_pri_phased_curated, whole genome shotgun sequence and contains these coding sequences:
- the SCGB1C1 gene encoding secretoglobin family 1C member 1, which translates into the protein MKGSSSFLLVAVTWLCACGLATGENNNEFFMDFLQTLLVGSPEELCVGPLSKYDVSADAKAAITSVKSCIDGLQPKHKADLVDLLVEVLGDQDSK